From the genome of Streptomyces sp. NBC_01116, one region includes:
- a CDS encoding ABC transporter permease, which yields MYELLTGLGSWLVSGEQWTGSDGIGHRLAEHLQYSLLATLVAAAIALPVGLLIGHTGRGAFIAINLSSFGRALPTVGLVVLVFLASGLSMWPVYIALVALAVPSIVTNTYAGMTAVDPEVRDAARGQGMRRHQVLLQVELPLALPLIMTGLRLALIQVVATATIAAYVSFGGLGRYVFDGLAQRDLVQVLGGAVLVALVAVVLDLALSALQRVLFRHRPAPRAQA from the coding sequence ATGTACGAACTCCTCACGGGCCTCGGCTCCTGGCTGGTCAGCGGCGAGCAGTGGACCGGCTCCGACGGCATCGGCCACCGGCTCGCCGAGCACCTCCAGTACTCGCTGCTCGCCACCCTCGTCGCCGCCGCCATCGCCCTGCCGGTCGGTCTGCTCATCGGGCACACCGGGCGCGGCGCGTTCATCGCCATCAACCTCTCCAGCTTCGGGCGGGCGCTGCCCACGGTCGGGCTCGTGGTCCTCGTCTTCCTCGCCAGCGGCCTGTCGATGTGGCCGGTCTACATCGCCCTCGTCGCGCTCGCGGTGCCGTCGATCGTCACCAACACCTACGCCGGGATGACGGCGGTCGACCCCGAGGTGCGGGACGCGGCACGCGGCCAGGGCATGCGCCGGCACCAGGTCCTCCTCCAGGTCGAACTGCCGCTCGCGCTGCCCCTGATCATGACCGGGCTCCGGCTCGCGCTCATCCAGGTCGTCGCGACGGCGACCATCGCCGCGTACGTCTCCTTCGGCGGGCTCGGCCGGTACGTCTTCGACGGGCTCGCCCAGCGCGACCTCGTGCAGGTGCTCGGCGGCGCGGTGCTCGTGGCGCTCGTCGCCGTCGTCCTCGATCTCGCGCTCTCCGCCCTCCAGCGCGTCCTTTTCCGCCACCGCCCCGCCCCGCGGGCCCAGGCCTAG
- a CDS encoding ABC transporter substrate-binding protein, which produces MNRRNLLGGLLAAATVPALASCSSGITSLDGEGAGGGGGGSSEGGVTIGTANFTENQVLGYLYAATLQASGVKTKVRPNLGTREILIPALKGGDIDLLPEYQGALLHYLDAGATATEEGTMQNALAMLLPRGLQILPYGEAENADAFAVTEETAEEYGLKSLADLAKHNGRLVIGAAPEVKKRTVGSVGLKDVYGVEFKEFKSLDSSGPLVKGALKKGDVDVANLFTTDTDIAAEGWVVLTDPRNLIPGQHVVPLIADRKADSTVRKALARLGAVLTTEDLTELNRLVDKDRKDPEDVANDWAAEHGITK; this is translated from the coding sequence ATGAACCGCAGAAACCTCCTCGGCGGACTCCTCGCAGCCGCCACCGTCCCCGCGCTCGCCTCGTGCAGCAGCGGCATCACCTCCCTCGACGGGGAGGGGGCCGGCGGCGGGGGCGGGGGCTCCAGCGAGGGCGGCGTGACCATCGGCACCGCCAACTTCACCGAGAACCAGGTCCTCGGGTACCTCTACGCCGCGACGCTCCAAGCGTCCGGGGTGAAGACGAAGGTCCGCCCCAACCTGGGCACCCGCGAGATCCTCATCCCCGCGCTGAAGGGCGGCGACATCGATCTGCTGCCCGAGTACCAGGGCGCACTGCTGCACTACCTCGACGCCGGGGCCACGGCCACCGAGGAGGGCACGATGCAGAACGCCCTCGCGATGCTCCTGCCGCGCGGCCTCCAGATACTCCCGTACGGCGAGGCGGAGAACGCGGACGCGTTCGCGGTGACCGAGGAGACCGCCGAGGAGTACGGCCTGAAGTCCCTGGCCGACCTCGCGAAGCACAACGGCAGGCTCGTCATCGGCGCGGCCCCCGAGGTCAAGAAGCGCACGGTGGGCTCGGTGGGCCTCAAGGACGTGTACGGCGTGGAGTTCAAGGAGTTCAAGTCCCTCGACTCCTCGGGCCCGTTGGTCAAGGGAGCCCTCAAGAAGGGCGACGTGGACGTGGCGAACCTCTTCACCACCGACACCGACATCGCCGCCGAGGGCTGGGTCGTCCTCACCGACCCCCGGAACCTGATCCCCGGACAGCACGTCGTTCCGCTGATCGCCGACCGCAAGGCCGACTCGACGGTCCGCAAGGCGCTCGCCCGTCTCGGGGCCGTCCTGACGACCGAGGACCTCACCGAGCTCAACCGCCTGGTGGACAAGGACCGGAAGGACCCCGAGGACGTCGCGAACGACTGGGCGGCGGAGCACGGCATCACGAAGTAG
- a CDS encoding ABC transporter ATP-binding protein: MTPRKEILLTVPTDPTVPTGALDTAPRVYAHEIRATGLTVRVGRDRLAVDGLDLALGTGTHGLLGPNGAGKTTLIRTLATVLRPTGGDLELFGHSVRDSARHRELRRRIGYLPQEFGYYKRFTVREFVTYMAWLKEMPARDIPGAVQRAVERVGLADRADSRMKALSGGMVRRVGIAQAIVNDPSVLLLDEPTVGLDPAQRLQFRALLQELGRESCVLVSTHLVEDVAAACTDVVLFDRGRLVFQGTPQALAAAGTADRPGDSPLERGYSALLSGSDHERGSW; this comes from the coding sequence AGGAGATCCTGTTGACCGTACCGACCGACCCGACCGTCCCGACCGGCGCGCTCGACACCGCGCCCCGCGTCTACGCCCATGAGATCCGGGCCACCGGCCTCACCGTCAGGGTGGGCCGCGACCGGCTCGCCGTCGACGGGCTCGACCTCGCCCTCGGTACCGGAACCCACGGTCTGCTCGGCCCCAACGGCGCCGGCAAGACCACCCTGATCCGGACGCTCGCCACCGTCCTGCGTCCCACCGGGGGAGACCTCGAACTGTTCGGCCACTCCGTCCGCGACAGCGCCCGCCACCGCGAGCTGCGCCGCCGCATCGGCTATCTGCCGCAGGAGTTCGGCTACTACAAGCGGTTCACCGTAAGGGAGTTCGTCACGTACATGGCCTGGCTGAAGGAGATGCCCGCGCGGGACATCCCCGGCGCCGTGCAGCGCGCGGTGGAACGCGTCGGACTCGCGGACCGGGCCGACAGCCGGATGAAGGCGCTCTCCGGCGGCATGGTGCGCCGCGTCGGCATCGCCCAGGCCATCGTCAACGACCCCTCGGTGCTGCTGCTCGACGAACCGACCGTCGGCCTCGACCCGGCCCAGCGCCTCCAGTTCCGCGCCCTGCTCCAGGAGCTCGGCCGGGAGAGCTGCGTCCTGGTCTCCACCCACCTCGTCGAGGACGTCGCCGCCGCCTGCACCGATGTGGTGCTCTTCGACCGGGGCCGGCTCGTCTTCCAGGGGACCCCTCAGGCGCTGGCCGCCGCCGGAACCGCCGACCGGCCGGGCGACAGCCCCCTGGAACGCGGCTACTCCGCCCTCCTGTCCGGCTCCGACCACGAACGGGGCAGCTGGTGA